One part of the Anaeromyxobacter sp. Fw109-5 genome encodes these proteins:
- a CDS encoding efflux RND transporter periplasmic adaptor subunit: protein MSRRAIALAAALAVGCGGASSATPSGPKAEGVSAERGSDATGAQRGHGPDDGHGHGGEAPAPARCAHRVPAELCTRCNPDLAPVFQAQGDWCAEHGVPESQCLECNPKLTFAAAPAPADWCREHGVPESRCTKCDPRLVAKFVAANDYCREHGFPESDCPRCHPERLAAAGAAPPPFPEPGTRVVLASARVADEAGIETARVEPRELARTLEVVGQLAFDGNRLAQLSPRAEARVLEVKADLGDDVRAGDPLVVLASASVGEEQARLAAAQARLAAARAAASRADALVQDGLAPRKEAEEARRELAAAQAEHDAARGSLVAAGAAPGAAAGRHVLRAPLDGTVVSRDAVAGRSVSAGQVLMEIADLSRMWAELEVPEATAGRVQPGQPVRVTLEGVPGGPLEGKIARVSPRVDPASRTVRARVELPNPRRALKAGTFLRAEIRVSEPHSALLVPREAVQHVEGRAVVFARREPRVFEPVAVELGEAEGGAVEIRGGLPAGAEVVTTGAFLLKTEISKESIGAGCCDLEER from the coding sequence GTGAGCCGCCGCGCCATCGCGCTCGCGGCGGCGCTCGCCGTGGGCTGCGGCGGGGCGTCGAGCGCCACCCCGTCCGGGCCGAAGGCCGAGGGCGTCAGCGCCGAGCGTGGCTCCGACGCGACGGGCGCGCAGCGCGGTCACGGGCCGGACGACGGGCACGGCCACGGGGGTGAGGCCCCCGCCCCGGCGCGCTGCGCGCACCGCGTGCCCGCCGAGCTCTGCACGCGCTGCAACCCCGATCTCGCGCCCGTGTTCCAGGCGCAGGGCGACTGGTGCGCGGAGCACGGCGTGCCGGAGTCGCAGTGCCTGGAGTGCAACCCGAAGCTCACGTTCGCGGCCGCGCCTGCGCCCGCCGACTGGTGCAGGGAGCACGGCGTGCCCGAGTCGAGGTGCACGAAGTGCGACCCGCGCCTCGTCGCGAAGTTCGTGGCGGCGAACGACTACTGCCGCGAGCACGGCTTCCCCGAGTCCGACTGCCCGCGCTGTCACCCCGAGCGCCTCGCGGCGGCCGGCGCCGCGCCGCCCCCGTTTCCGGAGCCGGGCACCCGCGTGGTGCTCGCCTCCGCGCGGGTCGCCGACGAGGCGGGCATCGAGACCGCGCGCGTCGAGCCGCGCGAGCTCGCGCGGACGCTGGAGGTGGTAGGCCAGCTCGCGTTCGACGGGAACCGTCTGGCCCAGCTCTCCCCGCGCGCGGAGGCGCGGGTGCTCGAGGTGAAGGCCGACCTGGGCGACGACGTCCGGGCGGGCGATCCCCTCGTGGTGCTCGCCTCGGCCTCGGTGGGCGAGGAGCAGGCGCGCCTCGCGGCGGCGCAGGCGCGCCTCGCCGCCGCCCGCGCCGCGGCGTCACGCGCGGACGCGCTGGTGCAGGACGGGCTCGCGCCGCGCAAGGAGGCGGAGGAGGCGCGCCGGGAGCTCGCGGCTGCGCAGGCGGAGCACGACGCCGCCCGCGGCTCGCTGGTGGCCGCGGGGGCCGCCCCCGGTGCGGCCGCGGGCCGGCACGTGCTGCGCGCGCCGCTGGACGGCACGGTCGTGTCGCGCGACGCGGTCGCCGGCCGCTCCGTCTCGGCCGGGCAGGTGCTCATGGAGATCGCGGACCTCTCGCGGATGTGGGCGGAGCTCGAGGTGCCCGAGGCGACCGCAGGACGGGTCCAGCCCGGACAGCCGGTGCGGGTCACGCTCGAGGGGGTCCCGGGCGGCCCGCTGGAGGGGAAGATCGCGCGGGTCTCGCCGCGGGTCGATCCGGCCTCGCGCACGGTGCGCGCGCGCGTCGAGCTCCCCAACCCGAGGCGCGCCTTGAAGGCGGGAACCTTCCTCCGCGCGGAGATCCGGGTCTCCGAGCCGCACTCGGCGCTGCTCGTCCCGCGCGAGGCCGTGCAGCACGTCGAGGGGCGCGCGGTCGTGTTCGCGCGCCGCGAGCCGCGCGTGTTCGAGCCGGTGGCGGTGGAGCTGGGTGAGGCGGAGGGCGGCGCGGTCGAGATCCGGGGCGGCCTCCCCGCGGGCGCCGAGGTCGTCACCACCGGCGCCTTCTTGCTCAAGACCGAGATCTCGAAGGAGTCCATCGGCGCGGGCTGCTGCGATCTCGAGGAGCGCTGA